A stretch of Solea senegalensis isolate Sse05_10M linkage group LG10, IFAPA_SoseM_1, whole genome shotgun sequence DNA encodes these proteins:
- the fjx1 gene encoding four-jointed box protein 1: MRAVSANLFALLLLCALASVFYVWNPLEERLERHKRRISVPGGGSSLHTGLPAADLSAKTFRTLLAVPAAQRPHLGARLEAHNRTVQSASAGSRHYHENGDNKRSEQRGGPVKLGSPLEDGVFWGDWLEDLRPVGFTEEYAQEWRENARTHRVVKLEPGCGRISNRLATFADGTKACVRYGINADQVQGETLTYYLATLLGITNLPPLALSQLSSDSEQWAAVRTRINGLQWSDRAVVSLTEWVSNLTGVVTPAPLRQESAGLRPVLEELRNKTTAELLELMQWSDLIILDYLSANFDRLVSNLFSLQWDSRVMERDTNNLLKTPRGDLVFIDNEAGLVHGFRVLNMWEKYHSTVLSSVCVFRKRTTQRVAELHRRRDSRRRLLELYRDSEPLSVELGFLSDEHAAVLQDRIDRLYKHILHCKGKYSELSPSQPAQ; the protein is encoded by the coding sequence ATGAGAGCTGTTTCTGCAAACTTGTTCGCTCTGCTCCTCCTGTGCGCGCTGGCGAGTGTGTTCTACGTGTGGAACCCGCTGGAGGAGCGTTTGGAGCGGCACAAACGGAGGATCTCGGTGCCGGGCGGGGGCTCGTCTCTCCACACGGGTCTTCCAGCAGCGGACCTCTCCGCCAAAACTTTCCGGACATTGCTCGCCGTCCCTGCGGCACAAAGACCGCACTTGGGGGCCAGACTTGAGGCGCACAACCGCACCGTTCAAAGCGCATCTGCGGGAAGTCGACATTACCATGAGAATGGGGATAACAAGAGGTCAGAGCAGCGGGGAGGGCCGGTCAAGTTAGGCTCCCCGCTGGAGGATGGGGTGTTCTGGGGAGACTGGCTGGAAGACCTGCGCCCCGTGGGCTTCACGGAGGAATATGCTCAGGAATGGCGAGAGAATGCGCGGACACACCGGGTCGTGAAGCTGGAGCCGGGATGCGGTAGGATTTCCAATCGGCTCGCCACTTTTGCAGACGGGACCAAAGCGTGCGTGCGCTACGGCATCAACGCGGATCAGGTGCAGGGAGAAACTTTGACTTATTATCTCGCCACTTTGCTCGGCATCACGAACCTGCCTCCCCTCGCTCTGTCCCAGCTGAGCAGTGACAGTGAACAATGGGCGGCGGTGAGGACGCGGATAAATGGTTTACAGTGGAGCGACAGGGCCGTGGTTTCTCTCACAGAGTGGGTCTCCAACCTGACCGGTGTGGTCACACCTGCGCCGCTCAGGCAGGAGAGCGCCGGGCTGCGCCCTGTGCTGGAGGAGCTGCGGAACAAGACGACCGCGGAGCTGCTGGAGCTCATGCAGTGGTCCGACCTGATCATACTGGACTACCTGAGCGCAAACTTCGACAGACTCGTGAGCAACCTGTTTAGCCTGCAGTGGGACTCGCGCGTCATGGAGCGAGACACCAACAACCTCCTGAAAACGCCGCGCGGCGACCTCGTCTTCATTGACAACGAGGCCGGACTCGTGCACGGCTTTCGGGTGTTGAACATGTGGGAGAAATATCACAGCACGGTGCTGAGCTCCGTGTGCGTGTTCAGAAAAAGGACCACGCAGCGCGTGGCGGAGCTGCACAGGCGCAGAGACTCGAGGCGCAGGCTGCTGGAGCTTTACAGAGACAGCGAGCCTTTGTCTGTGGAATTGGGATTTCTCTCGGACGAGCACGCCGCCGTCCTCCAGGACAGGATAGACAgattatacaaacacattttgcattGCAAAGGCAAATACAGCGAGCTGTCACCATCGCAGCCGGCACAGTAA